A single region of the Vicia villosa cultivar HV-30 ecotype Madison, WI linkage group LG4, Vvil1.0, whole genome shotgun sequence genome encodes:
- the LOC131596901 gene encoding uncharacterized protein LOC131596901 — translation MKKFYAVITVNDLQVPWRFLFHGIMARPRAIHVTWLACHGNLATKDKLCRFNMIQDSRCNLCKTVDESIGHLFFECPHTLIIWKKDLTWLEIVHTPGSWLEELHWVINFNSRKGWRASILKLAFTKTVYGIWAYRNDVIFQHNTNRNIYDSIIDCIVYRGWSSKKIRKHIVSLMV, via the coding sequence ATGAAGAAGTTCTATGCTGTGATTACTGTGAATGACTTGCAGGTTCCTTGGAGATTTCTATTCCATGGCATTATGGCTAGGCCTCGAGCTATTCATGTGACTTGGCTTGCTTGTCATGGAAATTTGGCCACTAAAGACAAACTTTGTCGGTTCAATATGATTCAAGATAGCAGGTGCAACTTATGTAAAACGGTGGATGAGTCCATTGGACACCTTTTTTTCGAGTGTCCTCACACTCTGATCATTTGGAAGAAGGATTTAACATGGCTGGAGATTGTGCACACCCCTGGCAGCTGGCTTGAAGAGCTACATTGGGTTATCAATTTCAATTCTAGGAAAGGATGGAGGGCGAGTATCCTCAAATTGGCTTTTACTAAAACGGTTTATGGTATATGGGCTTATAGAAATGATGTGATATTTCAACACAACACTAATAGAAACATATATGATAGCATTATAGACTGTATAGTGTATAGGGGTTGGAGTTCTAAGAAGATTAGGAAACACATAGTTAGCCTTATGGTTTAG